In one Desulfobaculum bizertense DSM 18034 genomic region, the following are encoded:
- the hslV gene encoding ATP-dependent protease subunit HslV has translation MEIRGTTIVAVQDDNGVTIAGDGQVTLGQTMALKHGARKVRRLYHEKVVAGFAGSTADAFTLFERFEAKLEEFGGNLTRAAVELAKEWRMDKYLRKLEALMIVADAENILILTGNGDVMSPDDGVTAIGSGGAYALSAARALKRNTDLSTEEIAQKAMEIAAEICVFTNDHIIVESQKK, from the coding sequence ATGGAAATTCGAGGAACGACTATCGTTGCCGTTCAGGACGATAACGGCGTGACAATTGCTGGTGACGGACAGGTTACTTTGGGCCAGACCATGGCTCTCAAGCACGGCGCCCGCAAGGTTCGCCGTCTGTATCACGAAAAAGTTGTGGCTGGCTTTGCTGGTTCCACAGCTGATGCGTTCACCCTGTTTGAACGCTTTGAAGCCAAGCTTGAAGAGTTTGGCGGCAACCTGACCCGAGCAGCAGTTGAGCTGGCCAAAGAGTGGCGCATGGACAAGTACCTGCGCAAGCTCGAGGCTCTCATGATCGTCGCTGATGCAGAAAACATCCTCATTCTCACTGGTAACGGCGATGTCATGAGCCCAGATGATGGCGTTACAGCCATTGGTTCTGGCGGAGCATACGCCCTTTCCGCAGCCCGCGCCCTCAAGCGCAACACCGATCTCAGCACCGAAGAAATCGCGCAGAAAGCAATGGAAATTGCAGCTGAAATCTGTGTCTTCACCAACGATCACATCATCGTTGAATCCCAGAAAAAATAA